The genomic segment AAGTTTTGAACCAGCTCTTGAAATAGCAACAGGATCTAAAACTATTGGTATATTTAACTCTTTTATAGTTTCAAAAACTTCAAGAATCAGTTCTTTTGAGCTTAACATTCCTATTTTTATACAATTTACTTTAAAATCTTCTATTATAGATTTTATCTGTTTTGCTACAAATTTTGGTTCTAAAACAACTACATCACTAACACCCAAAGTATTTTGTACTGTAACTGCTGTAATTGCTGTTGTCATAAAAACTTTGTGATAAAATCCACTTTTTATGTCAGCTTGAATACCAGCTCCACCACTACTATCACTTCCTGCAATACTTAAAACTATTTTCATATTTTCCCTTAAAATCTAAAATATGTTAAGTATAATTAAAAAAAGGTTAAAATGCTCCCATAAATTGCTAATAAATAGGAAAATAGATGAAAATCAAAGATATTTTAAAATCAAAATCAAAAGAGCTTGTAGATATAGCAAGTGAAAATACAACAAAGCTTTTTGACTATCCAAAAATAAAAAGCAAACAGCTAAAAGATATGATAAATTTAAAGATTAGAGAAAAAGCAATAATAGCAACAAAAGCTAGATTAATAGAAAATAGTAAAAATATAAATGATTTTAGCGATGAAGATTTAGAGATAATTATTGCTGATGAAGAGAGAAAAATAGTTGATGATTTAAAAACAAAATCCCTAGTTGTAGCTCTTGCGGCTTTGGGTATCAACTTTTTTGTGTAAGGATAACAAATGTTTAAACAAGTGAAATCAGCTCTTTTTTGGTACTACTTATATAAGTTTAGAAAAAGAGCTATTTTTATCTTTTTTCTTCTTTTAGTAGCACTATTTTCTGGATTTATATATGGTGATGTTGTTGAATATTTAAAACTTACACAAAATATTGAATATTTAAAATATGTTTTAGCTTTAAAATGGTTTATAATCATATTCAATTTTTTACTATCTATTTACTTAATTTTAACACTTTTTAAAAATAGTACAAATGATGAAAAGAGTAATATAAAAAAAGAGAAATTTGAAATTAAAAATAGTTTTACTCAAAGAGAGACTGAACTTTTAAATAAGAAAAAACTTACAAATAAAGCAGAAAATATAATAAAAAATAACTAAAAGCTATTTTTTATTTTAAAACTAAAAAATAATAGCTTAATTTTGTCTTAAAATAAGTTTTTTAATCTCAATTATATTTTAATATGTCACAATACAAAAAAATTATCTTTTTATCTTTTTTTAAAAATATAGAAAGCTTTAAAATGAAATGAGTATAAATGAGAGTGGTTGTAGGTATAATAACTGATAATAAAGAAATATTATTATTAAAAAAGAATAATCCAGATTGGCAAAAAGGATTATACAATGGAATTGGTGGAAAAGTTGAATTAAATACAACTCCACTTGAAACAATAATAAGAAAATCTGAAGAGGAGTTAGGCGTAAATATTTCAAATTGGAGAGAATTAGATAGTGAAATGTCATCAAGTGGCGTTGAGATTGTATATTTTTTGACTATCTTAAATGAAGGTGAGATAAAAAAACTACAAAGTCAAACAGATGAAAGATCAGAACTATTTTTAATAAATAATCTTCCTAAAAATATTCTTCAAGATTTAAAAGTTCAAATAGATAGAGAATTTCTTAAACCCAAAAAAAAGATGAATAGAAAAACAAAATTGCTTATTTATATTTTCATTCCTATTTTTATTATTTTACTCTCTTTAATGATTGTAGGAAAAGTTAAAACTGGAAGTTTTTTCTACTATCTTACAGATAAAAAAGAGGATATAGATAAAGATAAATCAATAGAATTTATAAAAGGTTTCAATTCAAAGTTGTTTGGGTAATAATTCATAATAATTTTTCAAGCTCGTCTAGGTTATTTATAAAAAAATCTGCTTTTTTAAAATCTTGATTTATTGTAAACTCATTTTTTACAACAATACAATCAAGATTTGCTCTTTTTGCACTCTCTAATCCTCTTTGAGAATCCTCTACAACTATTGCTTCAAAAGGTTTTGAACAAAACTTTTCTAAACCTTTTAGATATGGTTCTGGATTTGGTTTTGCTTTTGCATAATCTTCAACACAAAGTACAAAATCCATAAAATCAGTGATTCCTCTATTTTTGTGAATTAACTCAAAATCAACTCTTCTTGAAGTTGTTATTATTGCCATTTTATATTTTTTTGATAGATTTTTTAAAATATCTTTTACTTTTGGTATATTTATATCTTTTGTTTGTAAAAACTCTTGATAAAAACCATCTCTTAGATTTCTATGTTTTTCTATAATATCTTTTTCAATATTATGAAGAAGTGCTAGTTCAAAAGCACTTCCGCCTTTTACCATAATATTTTGATAAAAATCCATCTCAAGATTTAATCCTAAAAGAGCAAGAGATTTTTTATTTGCTTCAAAGTACCATTTTTCAGTTTCAACTAAAACACCATCATTATCAAAAAGAATATATTTTTTTAAATTTTTCATATACAACCTTTAAAAAAGAGAATAAAAAAAGGAAGCTGTTTAAAGCTTCCTTTGTTTTTATAGGAGGAGAAAAAGTTAAAATTAATTAACTTACGAAAGAATTATATAAATTCATAATTAACCTCTTATAAATACAAAATTAATAAATAGTAAATAAGAGCAATATTATCTTATTTGTCCCATTTTGCTTTTGGAGCTTCATAATTTTTTATTTTCTCTATAATTTCATCAATATTATCACTAACAATCAACATATCAACAAATCTTCTATCCATAAAACCACTATTTGCACAAGAGTAGAAAAATTCAATTAATTTATCATAATATCCGTTTATGTTTACAAAAGCGCAAGGTTTCTTATGATAACCAATTTGTGAAGAAGCTATAACATCAATAATCTCTTCAAATGTTCCATAACCACCTGGAAGAGCTATAAAAGCATCACTTAGTTCTTCCATTTTTGCTTTTCTCTCTCTCATACTATTTACTTTATAGATTTTTGAAATATTTGTATTTTCAAGTTCTTTTCCAACTAAATCAAAAGTTATTACACCTGTTACTTTGTTTCCTAAACTTAAAGATTTATTTGAGATAACTCCCATTAATCCTTGTTTTGAACCACCATAAACAATATTTATATTGTTTTTATATAATTTTTCTGCAAGTTCTATAGTTTTTTCTTCATATATTTTACTATTTCCAAAAGCAGAACCGCAATAAATTGCTACATTCATAAGCTATCCTCCTCATTTTTTGTTTTAAATGGTTTAAATATAAATATCAATCTTGGAAGTAAAATAAGATTTGCTATTAAAACACTAATCATTACAACTGCTGTTAGAAGTCCAAAATATATAGTTGGAACTAGATTTGAAAGCATAAGTATTGAAAATCCAATAACAACAATAATAGTCGTATGATACATAGGATGACCAACTGTATTTATTGCTTTATTTATTGCTATTTTATAGTTTCCATGGCTTTGTTTATACTCAAAATCAAATCTATGCATAAAATGAATAGTATCATCAACAGCAATTCCTAAAGCAATAGCAGCAATTGTAATAGTCATAATATCTAGTGGAATAAAAAGCCAACCCATAATCCCAAAAACAAGAGAAATAGGAATTAGATTTGTAATTAAAGCTATTAAAGCCATTTTTATATTTTTAAAAAGTATTAAAAACATAATTCCTAAAACAAAAATAGAAGCTCCAGCAGTTGAAATTTGAGACTCAAATAGCGATTGAAGCATATTGTTGTACAAAATCATAAGGTTTGTAAGTCTAAAAGTTGTATCTTTGTTTGTGATAATTTCTTCTAAATCTTTATTAATTTTTTTGATAAGCTCATTTCTTCTTAATTCATCATTTGAATCAATTATTCTCATACTAATTCTAGCTTCGTTAGCTTCAATATTTACAAAAGGGCTTAATATGAGTTTTTTATAATCTTCTGGAAGTTGATTGTAAATAAGTGCTAGAGTTATTCCATCTAAATCTCTATTGTCATTTAAAGTTTTTCCAATTTTAAGTAAAGTTGCTAAAGATTGAACTTTTCCAACCTCTGGAATATTATCAAGATAATCATGTACTTTTGTGATTAATTCCATTTTATCTTGTGAAAACCAATATTGTTTATCATCGTTTTTTAATATAAACTCATTTTCAAAATTATCAAAATCACTATTTTCTTCTATTTTTACTATATTTTTATCTTCTTTAAATTTTATAATAATATCAAGAGGAGTAGTTCCTCCTAGATTTTCATCAATTACTTTCATACCTTTATAAATCTCTGTATTTGATTTGAAATAGTTTATAAAAGAGTTCTCAACAAAAATTTTTGAACTTCCAATAATAGAAAAAACTGTAGTTAAAATTGCTATGATAATTATAATTTTTCCACGATAAATTATAATATTTGGTAGTTTTTGTATAAAAGATATTCTTTTTTCTTTTTTTTCAACTTCTTCTTTTTTTCCAATAAGTAGCAAAAAAATTGGAAAATATATAAAAGTTAAAACCAAAGAAACCAAAATCCCAACACTCATCATAAGTCCTAGATTTATAACAGGTTCAATATTTGATAAAACCAAAGATGAAAATCCAACAACTGTAGTAATGATTGCAAAAAAAGATGGAATTATTTTTGATAAAACTGTATTTATAATTAGCTTATATTGACTTGCATTTTTGTATTTAAAGTATAGTTCTTTGTATCTCTCAACTAAGTGAACAACCATGGACATTGTTATTATTAGTTGCAATGCAACAAAATTTGAAGATATTACTGTAACTTCCCAAGAGAATATTCCTAAAATACCAGAAGTACTTAATATTGATATAAAACAGATAAATAAAACTATAAAAACCCATCTAAAGCTTCTAAAAATATAGTATAAGATAAAAATAAAAATAAAAACAAGACTAACACCATAAATCAATAAATCATTTTTTACAAAATGCACAGCATCGTTAGCTATCATGCTAACTCCACCTAAGAATATTTTTGCATCTCCTTCATAGTTTTTGATAATATTTCTTATCTCTTCAATGTTTTTGCTATCTTTTACTCTTGAATTAGCTCTATACTCTTTAAATTCTAAGTTATTTTTTTCTAACTCTTCTTTTTCATTTTCACTTAAATCTTTAATATTTTGTTTTTGTAAAAGATTTTCTCTTTTTGCAATAAATTCAAAATATTTTTCATCATCTTTTAGATGAAGTATCAAAGCAGTTGTTTTAAAATCTGAACTCACAAGAGCATTTTTGTACAAAGGAGAGTTTAAAAACTCTTTTTCAACTAAAGATTTATCAAACTCTTTTGAACTTAAACTATCAACTCCTGCAACTAAGTCTGAAATAGGGCGGATTGGGGATTGAAGAAGTGGAACAGTAAGGATTGAATCAACTTTTTCAATATTTTCAACTTTAGCAAAATCATCAGAAATATTTTTTATAATCTTTAAAGTTTCATCATCCAAAAGATTCTTTTTTGGACTAAAAGTAACTATCAAAAAATTTGAGCTTTCATATTTTTTAAAACTCTCTCTAAAAAACTTTAAATCCTCATCATCTTCAAGAAGTAGTGTTTCTGCACTTGCATCTATTTGCATATCTTTTGCATTGTAAGATAAGTATCCCACAAAAAGTGAAGATACTATCAAAAATAAAAAAGGATACTTAAAAATCAAAGTATCATAGATTTTTTTATACATAAACTACTGATTTTTAAACTGTTTAAACATTTCGTCAAAAGATTTCTCTTTTAGAAGTCCAGCAAATTGTTGTCTATAAGTTTGTATAATACTAACACCTATTAAATCAATATCGTATATAAACCATTCACCATTTTTTTCATAAAAATTGTAGTTTATACTATAATTTCCCTCTTTTCCTACAAGCTCAGTTTTTAGTTGAAGTCTTGTATTATTATATGGTTCAAGAGTTAAGATTTTTACTTTTTGATCATTATAAAGTTCTAGTTTATCACTATAAGATTTTTTTATTTTATCTTCAAATACTTCACTAAACTCTTTTTGTTTTGCTTCATCTATGCTATTCCAAGCATCTTTTCCAAGAGCTATTTTTGCCATAAGATCAAAATCAAAAGTATCACCTACAATAGTAATAACTTCTTTTTTCATCTCCTCTTTTGACAAACTTTTATTTTTTAAAACTAACAATACATTGTCAATTTTACTCTCCATGTGAGCTTTTATATCATCTTTTTGAATTCCATAACTACTTGAAGTTATTGTTAATAAAATTATTAAAAGTTTTAATAAACTATTTTTAAATATATTACTCATTTATTTCTCTTTCTCTTTTTTGATTGTAAGCATCTCTTAAATATGGATATAAATCAATAGCATCTTTTTTAATAATTTCATACATATTAGGATTAAAAGAGTACTCATTTACTTTATACAATACGTCTATACCAAACTCTTGTAGAGCATTTTGTGGGATTTTATAAGGTATGGTGTTATGCCCTAATTGACTTGTAGGTGCTAAAATCAAATCAACACCAAGACCTAATATATCTCTAGGATTTGAAGGTCCTAAAAGTGGTAAAACTATATGAAAACCTTGACCAACTCCCCAATATCCTAAAGTTTGTCCAAAATCTTCTCTATAAATTTTCATACCTAAAGTATTTGTTGCTTGATCCATAAATCCACCAAAACCCCAAATAGTATTTACTAAAAATCTTCCTACTTCTTTTCCTGCATTCTCAAATTTAAACTGTAAAAGATTATTTACAAATCTAATAGGAAAAAATAGGTTTGTGAAAAAATTATTTATACCAGTTCTTGCAACTTCTGGTACAACATAGGCATAACCTTTTGCTGTTGGCGTTAGAACATAAGTATAAAAACTATCATTAAAAGATGTGATAACTCTGTTGTAACCACTTAGTGGGTCAAAAACCACACTGTTTGTTGGTTTAAACTCATTTTCTAAATCTTCAGGAAAATTTCCCTCATCAGCAAAGCAAAAAATTGATAATAATAATGTAAATAATACTTTTCTCAAAAATGTCCTTTTAAAATAAAAATAAAATTGTATCCAAAGTTTATAAAGAGAAAACTTTAACTATTTTATTAATCTACTTTTAGGTACAATATTTCCTAAAAAATATTAATTTATGGAGTTTTTTATGGGAAGAGCTTTTGAGTATAGAAAAGCAGCAAAGATGAAAAGATGGGGAAATATGTCAAGAGTATTTCCCAAGTTAGCAAGAGCTATTGAAGTTGCAGCAAAAGCGGGAGTTCCAGATCCTGATACAAATTCAGCACTAAGAACTGCTATTTTAAATGCAAAAGCTGAAAATATGCCAAAAGCAAATATAGATGCAGCTATTAAAAGAGCATCTGGAAAAGATTCTGCAAACTTTTCTGAAGTAAACTTTGAAGGAAAAGGACCTCATGGAGTTTTGATTTTTGTTGAAACAGCAACAGATAATAATACAAGAACAGTTGCAAATATCAAAATGTATTTTAATAAAACACAAGGACAAGTAGTACCTACAGGTTCATTAGAGTTTTTCTTTGATAGAAAGGCTATTTTTGAGTTCCCAAAACCAGCTAATTATGAATTAGAAGAGCTTGAATTAGAACTAATAGATGCAGGACTTGAAGAGCTTGAAGAAGAAGATGGTTTGTGTTTGGCTTATGCAAATTATACTGATTTTGGAAATATGAACCAAAAATTTGAAGAGATTGGAATTGAACTTACAAAAGCAGAGTTAAAAAGAATTCCAAATAATCCACAAGAGTTTACTGAAACACAACAAGAAGATATTGGAAAGCTTATAGAAAAATTAGAAGATGATGACGATGTACAAGCTGTTTATACAAATATAGCTTAAAAAATAAAATAGGGTATAGTAGTTTTATCTATATCCTAAACCCTAAAAAAATATAAAATTTTCATATAATACAAAAAAATCTAATTTAGTAGTTGATGTTTTACAAACTCTTTATAATGTCCTATTTCATCTTCAAGTTCCATATGTGTTCCACTTTGTACTAGTTCTCCATCTTCAAGTACAAAAATCTTTGAAGCATTTTTTACAGTGCTTAATCTGTGAGCTATTGTAATTACTGTTTTATCTTTTAAAATATTTTCAAGATTTTCAAAAAGTTTTGTCTCTGTTTGTACATCTAAAGCTGAAGTTGATTCATCAAAAATAACTACACTAGGATTTGCCAAAATCATTCTAGCAATTGATAATCTTTGTCGCTGACCCCCACTTAGTCTTATTCCCATTTTTCCAACAACAGTATCTAAACCATCTGGTAAATTTTCAAGCATAGAGTTTAATTGAGCTATTTTTAAAGCTTCTTTTATTTTTTCATTACTTATATTTTCACCCATTGTAAGATTAAATCGTAAAGTATTATTAAATAAAATAGGCATTTGAAGCACTAAAAATACATGTTCTCTTAAACTTTTTTTTGAAATATTATCAATACTTATATCGTTGTATAAAATATCACCACTATTTTTTGCATAAAATCCAGCGATAAGTTGTGAAATAGTAGTTTTTCCACTTCCACTAGCTCCAATTATTGCAACTTTTTCACCACTTTTTATAGAAAAACTAATATCTTTTAGTGTTATTTTATCTTTTGTATAAGAAAAAGTAAGATTTTTAAGAGTTATATCTATTTTTTTATCTTTTAACTCTTTATTACCATCACTTTCAGTTTTGAGTTCTAAAACTTTGTTAATTCTTCCAATAGCTGCTTTTGCACTAGCAAGAGAGTATTGAATAGATAAAATTTCTTGAACAGGAGTCATTATAAACCAAATATATCCAAACATAGCAAACATAAGTCCTATTGATAAATCACTATAAGCTACTAATAAAAGACCAGTTGCTCTAAATATTTCAAAAGCAAAAAGAAAAATTGTATATGAAAACTTTTCATACGCTACACTTTTGTAGTTAAATTCATTTGAAGCTATTTTTATATTTTCAGCTTTTTGTATAGATGTATTAAAAAAGCTATCTTCTTTATTGCTCGCTTTTATTTGAGAAAATAGATCTAAAGTTTCATTTATATTATTTTGAAAAGCTTCAATAGTAGCATTTTCCTCTTTTTTAAGCTCACCTGTTTTTTTAGCAATTCTTCTTGATATTATTGCAATTGTTGGTTGTGTTAAAAGTATCATTAATCCCAACATAAAATCTATTTTTATAATTATAAAACCAACAGCTAAAAGAGTCAAAGAAGATGTTATGAGTTTACTTGAAACATTTACAATAAAACTATCAAGAGTGTTTACATCTGTTATTAAATTTGCAGATATCTTTCCACTTCCTAAGCTTTCATACTCATTCATATTTACTTTTTTTAGATGATTTAAGAGTTTTACTCTAATATCAAAGATTACTATTTTTGATATTTTTGTAAATATTTTCGTGTTTATTACTCCAAAAATAAAGTGCAAAGCTCTTAAAGTAATTACAACAACTGTAACAATAGCAACATAATAAAAAGCACTTCCACTACCAAAGAACTCATTTATATTATTTACAAAAAAGTCTGGTTTGTTGAGTAAAACTTCATCAACTAAAAGTGGAAGTAAAAGTGGAATAGGGACACTTATTAAAATTCCTATTACTGTGAAAATTTGTCCAAAAATAAGAGCTTTCTTGTTTTTTAATAGAAGTTTATATATAGATTTTAAAGATATTTTATTATTCATAGAGCCATTATATCAATTTTTAGCTACAATAAACAATTATTCTACAGTTCTTGAGTAAAGTAAAAATAAAAAAGAGTTGGATTTATGCGGAAGTTGATTTTGTGTTTTTTTATTTTAATAACTTTTGGTTTTGCAAAAGAGAATTTTAGCCAAATGAGTAATCAGGAGCTAATAGAAATTATAGGGTTTGTTGATGAGAAAGATATGGCAGATTTTCAAAAAGAGCTAGAAATAAGATTGGGAAAGATGAATACTCATGAAAAAGCTCAATATGAAAAAAGATTAGTTGAAACACCTGAAAGAAAGATAATTGAAGATGAAGAGTAAAATTTTACTGCTTGAAGATGATTATAACTTAAGCGAAACAGTTTGCGAATATTTTGAAGAAGAGGGTTTTGATGTAGTTTGTGTTCATGATGGAGATGAAGCTTTATCGAAAATATATGAACAAAACTTTGATTTACTTCTTTTAGATGTAAATGTTCCAAACAAAAGTGGATTTGAAGTCTTAAAAGAGGCTAGAGCTACTGGAAAAACAACTCCAGCGATATTTATAACATCTTTAAACTCAATGAGTTCATTAGAAGAGGGTTTTGAAAGTGGTTGTGATGATTATATTAGAAAACCTTTTGAGATAAAAGAGTTATTATTAAGAGTCCAAACTTTGATAAAAAAAGAGTTTGCAAATAAAAATGAGGTAGTTGAAATTTCTGCTAATGTTACATTTAATACAATCTCAAATGAACTAAAATCAAATAATGAAGAGATAAAATTAAATCTAAAAGAGTTGAAGCTTTTGAAATTTTTTCTTCAAAATCCAAATGAGCTACTGTCGCACGATAGA from the Aliarcobacter cryaerophilus ATCC 43158 genome contains:
- a CDS encoding NUDIX domain-containing protein, producing MRVVVGIITDNKEILLLKKNNPDWQKGLYNGIGGKVELNTTPLETIIRKSEEELGVNISNWRELDSEMSSSGVEIVYFLTILNEGEIKKLQSQTDERSELFLINNLPKNILQDLKVQIDREFLKPKKKMNRKTKLLIYIFIPIFIILLSLMIVGKVKTGSFFYYLTDKKEDIDKDKSIEFIKGFNSKLFG
- a CDS encoding HAD family hydrolase translates to MKNLKKYILFDNDGVLVETEKWYFEANKKSLALLGLNLEMDFYQNIMVKGGSAFELALLHNIEKDIIEKHRNLRDGFYQEFLQTKDINIPKVKDILKNLSKKYKMAIITTSRRVDFELIHKNRGITDFMDFVLCVEDYAKAKPNPEPYLKGLEKFCSKPFEAIVVEDSQRGLESAKRANLDCIVVKNEFTINQDFKKADFFINNLDELEKLL
- a CDS encoding TIGR00730 family Rossman fold protein yields the protein MNVAIYCGSAFGNSKIYEEKTIELAEKLYKNNINIVYGGSKQGLMGVISNKSLSLGNKVTGVITFDLVGKELENTNISKIYKVNSMRERKAKMEELSDAFIALPGGYGTFEEIIDVIASSQIGYHKKPCAFVNINGYYDKLIEFFYSCANSGFMDRRFVDMLIVSDNIDEIIEKIKNYEAPKAKWDK
- a CDS encoding efflux RND transporter permease subunit, translating into MYKKIYDTLIFKYPFLFLIVSSLFVGYLSYNAKDMQIDASAETLLLEDDEDLKFFRESFKKYESSNFLIVTFSPKKNLLDDETLKIIKNISDDFAKVENIEKVDSILTVPLLQSPIRPISDLVAGVDSLSSKEFDKSLVEKEFLNSPLYKNALVSSDFKTTALILHLKDDEKYFEFIAKRENLLQKQNIKDLSENEKEELEKNNLEFKEYRANSRVKDSKNIEEIRNIIKNYEGDAKIFLGGVSMIANDAVHFVKNDLLIYGVSLVFIFIFILYYIFRSFRWVFIVLFICFISILSTSGILGIFSWEVTVISSNFVALQLIITMSMVVHLVERYKELYFKYKNASQYKLIINTVLSKIIPSFFAIITTVVGFSSLVLSNIEPVINLGLMMSVGILVSLVLTFIYFPIFLLLIGKKEEVEKKEKRISFIQKLPNIIIYRGKIIIIIAILTTVFSIIGSSKIFVENSFINYFKSNTEIYKGMKVIDENLGGTTPLDIIIKFKEDKNIVKIEENSDFDNFENEFILKNDDKQYWFSQDKMELITKVHDYLDNIPEVGKVQSLATLLKIGKTLNDNRDLDGITLALIYNQLPEDYKKLILSPFVNIEANEARISMRIIDSNDELRRNELIKKINKDLEEIITNKDTTFRLTNLMILYNNMLQSLFESQISTAGASIFVLGIMFLILFKNIKMALIALITNLIPISLVFGIMGWLFIPLDIMTITIAAIALGIAVDDTIHFMHRFDFEYKQSHGNYKIAINKAINTVGHPMYHTTIIVVIGFSILMLSNLVPTIYFGLLTAVVMISVLIANLILLPRLIFIFKPFKTKNEEDSL
- a CDS encoding Tgt2/MlaC family protein — its product is MSNIFKNSLLKLLIILLTITSSSYGIQKDDIKAHMESKIDNVLLVLKNKSLSKEEMKKEVITIVGDTFDFDLMAKIALGKDAWNSIDEAKQKEFSEVFEDKIKKSYSDKLELYNDQKVKILTLEPYNNTRLQLKTELVGKEGNYSINYNFYEKNGEWFIYDIDLIGVSIIQTYRQQFAGLLKEKSFDEMFKQFKNQ
- a CDS encoding MlaA family lipoprotein, producing the protein MRKVLFTLLLSIFCFADEGNFPEDLENEFKPTNSVVFDPLSGYNRVITSFNDSFYTYVLTPTAKGYAYVVPEVARTGINNFFTNLFFPIRFVNNLLQFKFENAGKEVGRFLVNTIWGFGGFMDQATNTLGMKIYREDFGQTLGYWGVGQGFHIVLPLLGPSNPRDILGLGVDLILAPTSQLGHNTIPYKIPQNALQEFGIDVLYKVNEYSFNPNMYEIIKKDAIDLYPYLRDAYNQKREREINE
- a CDS encoding YebC/PmpR family DNA-binding transcriptional regulator, which translates into the protein MGRAFEYRKAAKMKRWGNMSRVFPKLARAIEVAAKAGVPDPDTNSALRTAILNAKAENMPKANIDAAIKRASGKDSANFSEVNFEGKGPHGVLIFVETATDNNTRTVANIKMYFNKTQGQVVPTGSLEFFFDRKAIFEFPKPANYELEELELELIDAGLEELEEEDGLCLAYANYTDFGNMNQKFEEIGIELTKAELKRIPNNPQEFTETQQEDIGKLIEKLEDDDDVQAVYTNIA
- a CDS encoding ABC transporter ATP-binding protein: MNNKISLKSIYKLLLKNKKALIFGQIFTVIGILISVPIPLLLPLLVDEVLLNKPDFFVNNINEFFGSGSAFYYVAIVTVVVITLRALHFIFGVINTKIFTKISKIVIFDIRVKLLNHLKKVNMNEYESLGSGKISANLITDVNTLDSFIVNVSSKLITSSLTLLAVGFIIIKIDFMLGLMILLTQPTIAIISRRIAKKTGELKKEENATIEAFQNNINETLDLFSQIKASNKEDSFFNTSIQKAENIKIASNEFNYKSVAYEKFSYTIFLFAFEIFRATGLLLVAYSDLSIGLMFAMFGYIWFIMTPVQEILSIQYSLASAKAAIGRINKVLELKTESDGNKELKDKKIDITLKNLTFSYTKDKITLKDISFSIKSGEKVAIIGASGSGKTTISQLIAGFYAKNSGDILYNDISIDNISKKSLREHVFLVLQMPILFNNTLRFNLTMGENISNEKIKEALKIAQLNSMLENLPDGLDTVVGKMGIRLSGGQRQRLSIARMILANPSVVIFDESTSALDVQTETKLFENLENILKDKTVITIAHRLSTVKNASKIFVLEDGELVQSGTHMELEDEIGHYKEFVKHQLLN
- a CDS encoding DUF1104 domain-containing protein produces the protein MRKLILCFFILITFGFAKENFSQMSNQELIEIIGFVDEKDMADFQKELEIRLGKMNTHEKAQYEKRLVETPERKIIEDEE
- a CDS encoding response regulator transcription factor — encoded protein: MKSKILLLEDDYNLSETVCEYFEEEGFDVVCVHDGDEALSKIYEQNFDLLLLDVNVPNKSGFEVLKEARATGKTTPAIFITSLNSMSSLEEGFESGCDDYIRKPFEIKELLLRVQTLIKKEFANKNEVVEISANVTFNTISNELKSNNEEIKLNLKELKLLKFFLQNPNELLSHDRIYDFVWDYDEDYSDNSLRTYIKNLRKILGKDKIVSFKKLGYRFIQE